From the genome of Asterias amurensis chromosome 17, ASM3211899v1, one region includes:
- the LOC139949460 gene encoding cytochrome P450 2U1-like — MYLNFSLPVSTFTGILQYGELLPYALVFITTYLLVSSFINQPGRASTLPPGPWHMPFIGSFQLFTTASHIEVTKLCSKFGKTFTLYIGSDPLVVLNDLHMIKEALVKHANVFSDRASFKPMERTIKIKGSLVFENGTAWKARRCVVLKTLHNLTGNQGNLQQDINKEVGFICQEIEKLNGQPFDPSSLISIAASNIICSMSYGRRFSYDNQSFRKILTNIDKVLHCSFVETFLRTIPIISSLPGINGFRKAMAEILDFNLDMVKEHKATFQSGVTRDVIDAMLIEAQKEQEGTELVFADELIARSLFDFFGAGTDTTINTLRWALLLITQFPNIQAKVQQEIDDVIGGSRTPSMDDQRSMPYTMATIMETQRYRVASPFVPPRCTNQDFNIQGTHIPKGTQIWVNLWAVLHDPMLWVNPGSFDPTRFLADNGKRVVVPEAFIPFGAGRRICLGKKLSSMQIFIFFTNVLQKFTLSWPSQAGQPDLRGELGLTLAPKSYSIRAQSRHSQKPIGS, encoded by the exons ATGTATCTCAACTTCTCTTTACCAGTAAGTACTTTCACTGGTATTTTGCAATATGGTGAACTTCTACCATATGCACTGGTATTTATAACCACTTATCTACTAGTCTCGTCATTTATAAATCAACCTGGCCGTGCGTCTACACTACCTCCCGGACCATGGCATATGCCATTCATTGGAAGCTTTCAGTTATTCACCACGGCCTCTCATATTGAAGTGACTAAGCTGTGCAGCAAGTTCGGCAAGACGTTCACACTGTACATAGGATCCGATCCGTTGGTTGTGTTGAATGACTTGCATATGATTAAAGAGGCACTCGTGAAACACGCGAATGTTTTCTCTGATCGAGCATCATTCAAACCGATGGAAAGAACCATCAAAATTAAAG GAAGTTTAGTCTTTGAGAATGGCACTGCATGGAAAGCAAGACGCTGCGTTGTGTTGAAAACCTTACACAATCTTACCGGTAACCAGGGTAATCTGCAACAAGACATCAACAAAGAAGTTGGTTTTATTTGTCaagaaattgaaaaattgaacGGACAACCCTTCGATCCATCCAGTTTGATATCAATAGCTGCATCCAACATTATTTGCTCTATGAGTTACGGTCGACGTTTCAGCTATGATAATCAGAGCTTCAGAAAAATATTGACCAACATCGACAAGGTTCTACATTGCTCCTTCGTTGAAACATTCCTAAGAACCATTCCGATCATCTCATCACTCCCAGGCATTAATGGATTCCGTAAAGCAATGGCAGAGATTCTGGATTTTAATCTAGATATGGTTAAAGAACATAAAGCAACGTTTCAGTCAGGAGTCACCCGTGACGTCATAGACGCCATGTTGATTGAGGCACAGAAGGAGCAGGAAGGCACCGAGTTAGTGTTCGCTGATGAATTAATAGCAAGGTCATTATTTGACTTTTTCGGTGCTGGGACAGATACGACTATAAACACTTTACGCTGGGCGTTGCTATTGATAACACAGTTCCCCAACATCCAAGCCAAG GTGCAGCAAgaaattgatgacgtcataggTGGGAGTAGAACCCCATCCATGGACGATCAGCGCTCAATGCCGTACACAATGGCTACTATAATGGAGACTCAACGTTACAGGGTAGCTTCACCATTCGTACCACCACGATGTACAAACCAAGATTTCAACATTCAAGGCACCCATATCCCAAAAGGTACCCAGATATGGGTCAATCTATGGGCGGTGCTACACGACCCCATGTTATGGGTAAACCCAGGATCTTTTGACCCTACTCGATTTCTAGCAGATAATGGGAAACGTGTGGTTGTGCCTGAGGCATTCATACCTTTCGGAGCAG GTCGTCGAATCTGCCTTGGGAAAAAGCTATCAAGTATGCAGATATTTATCTTCTTCACTAATGTTTTGCAGAAGTTTACTTTATCCTGGCCTTCGCAAGCTGGTCAACCCGACCTCCGCGGTGAACTTGGTCTTACATTGGCGCCAAAGAGCTACTCTATTCGTGCTCAAAGTAGACACAGTCAAAAACCTATAGGttcctag
- the LOC139949459 gene encoding sushi domain-containing protein 2-like, with product MESVVSCCVWLVTILALHQGQAQGQLTPIAPGCSGISRGTHFIVGFTDNVQTGISSRELFILVVAFNNQQTTSVTISSKHQVGGKPFTETFDVDQSGFKQVRVPVELTMADTDRSFKTIHISATNEVSAYGLMYQDFTTDAFLGIPTNNLGMQYVVITPTGTRPGHFAIIGTDTDSTNVQVTMQGTATFEGRSYGRGDILSFTLSYQEAVQIQSADDLTGSIIQADKPIAVFSGSEYEINPGSYCDTLTEQLVPVKSWGQEHIYTASRSTDRNQYYIVSYFPGTNVSIPYRETLTLNAGDSWEGILAGSGVVTSTNPILMMQQLATIDGFTVDPSLIQVPAVEQFGSRFGFTTPPYSGGNAEGFFNFITIVVKRDARQTVYLNNAPIIVTDGILSIDEHDVPESDYISITIQVPIGEGVYYVDSQSSPVSVIVYGYEADETYGYAAGLSLNSNKQHLSFTPYFLRELGGERFSITVPCVQYSYDVSNDRKCKFSTGVGDVVVDGVRTGSYTLECITPAFYKNGLTAVYVSLDGGSTFPYSGVVYIPSEEDLPPLVTVQQMTQEAGSRVIDLNSADPILISWDRTLVGDDVSQVTVMVRVSSYNTNGFPVLIEGVAVKSNVSNNGTLYILGVDLKTVINPTSDEPSLVAFYVTQYKQRRRRDNVYALRIYSGLMHVIKSVANIPCSVFSRQLDDVASGLDPCPCTSNQANVNSLNFVEANFFNSFFHPGAKNCFRSTTSSSTGSGQQCCYGDNGDILVGSPGGGTADRFAPGDHFWLHQWYDVLPWLGCCKLSDNCEAYYDKRPSDDCSEYVPPRPAGGTGDPHITSLDGKRFTFNGAGEFLMASSVLHNLTFQARMEVYRDTNASVYTAVVIQTNDSAKVQVQRSNMNHTMILVDGETILQDSSPIPVQYHKGLRISFNRDLSEIKIALKSGVALIVYVKPEVMSFIAQLDTKFKGQVNGLLGNMNEDPNDDLQYLNGSSLNTNASLYEIHELGLEWLVAEEDSIFTYISPYDYKTYLFPEFSPNFVTPDPNLISQEIKDLCGESFECIFDAMTTGSLSFANETLLVTGTLETIQLMSSIKIVSCGFPGKVENGKINGSVYLENSTLRVSCDGGFNQQGSASLWCQGDGQ from the coding sequence ATGGAGAGCGTGGTGAGTTGTTGTGTCTGGTTGGTCACCATACTTGCACTCCATCAAGGTCAAGCTCAAGGTCAACTCACACCTATTGCGCCAGGTTGCAGTGGGATATCTAGAGGTACACACTTCATTGTTGGCTTTACTGATAACGTCCAAACCGGGATATCAAGCAGAGAGTTGTTCATTTTAGTGGTTGCATTCAACAATCAGCAAACCACAAGTGTGACCATAAGCAGTAAACATCAAGTTGGTGGCAAGCCCTTCACAGAAACCTTTGATGTAGATCAAAGTGGATTTAAACAAGTGCGGGTGCCTGTAGAACTGACAATGGCCGACACTGATAGAAGCTTCAAAACCATCCATATATCTGCGACAAACGAGGTCTCTGCATACGGTTTAATGTATCAGGACTTTACAACGGACGCCTTCCTCGGTATTCCAACGAACAATCTGGGTATGCAGTACGTGGTAATAACGCCAACAGGTACCCGTCCTGGCCATTTTGCCATCATTGGAACTGACACAGACTCCACCAACGTTCAAGTGACAATGCAAGGAACTGCAACATTTGAAGGAAGGTCATACGGCCGAGGTGACATTCTGAGTTTCACGTTGAGTTACCAAGAAGCCGTGCAGATACAAAGTGCGGATGACTTAACCGGGAGCATCATTCAAGCTGACAAACCCATCGCAGTGTTCAGTGGCAGCGAATATGAAATTAACCCTGGCTCTTATTGCGATACGCTAACGGAGCAGCTGGTACCCGTTAAGAGTTGGGGGCAGGAGCACATTTACACCGCATCCCGATCCACAGACAGGAACCAATACTACATTGTTTCCTACTTTCCAGGAACTAATGTTTCAATCCCGTATCGGGAGACTCTAACATTAAATGCGGGAGACTCATGGGAGGGAATTTTAGCTGGTTCTGGTGTAGTAACCTCAACGAATCCGATTTTGATGATGCAGCAACTAGCGACAATTGACGGCTTTACTGTCGATCCTTCCCTGATACAGGTACCGGCTGTAGAGCAGTTTGGGTCTAGGTTTGGGTTTACGACGCCTCCTTATTCTGGAGGTAATGCAGAGGGTTTCTTTAATTTCATCACCATTGTCGTGAAAAGAGATGCACGTCAAACTGTTTACCTCAACAACGCCCCAATCATCGTTACTGACGGCATCCTATCCATAGATGAGCACGACGTTCCTGAATCTGACTACATCTCAATTACTATCCAAGTACCTATTGGGGAAGGCGTTTACTACGTCGACAGTCAGTCGTCACCAGTGTCTGTTATTGTATACGGTTACGAGGCAGATGAGACATACGGTTACGCTGCAGGTTTGTCCCTGAATAGTAACAAGCAGCATCTGAGTTTCACACCATACTTCCTGAGGGAGCTTGGTGGAGAAAGGTTCAGTATCACTGTACCTTGCGTCCAATACAGTTATGATGTTAGTAATGATCGAAAGTGCAAATTCTCTACAGGTGTTGGAGATGTTGTGGTTGATGGTGTTCGAACCggcagctatactcttgaatgcATTACCCCTGCCTTCTACAAGAATGGTCTGACAGCAGTCTATGTATCCCTAGATGGTGGTAGCACCTTTCCATACTCTGGTGTCGTTTATATTCCATCAGAAGAAGACCTTCCACCACTCGTTACTGTCCAGCAGATGACCCAAGAAGCCGGTAGCCGTGTCATTGATCTCAACTCAGCTGACCCAATCTTAATTTCCTGGGATCGCACATTAGTCGGTGATGACGTTTCCCAAGTAACGGTGATGGTTCGAGTTTCAAGTTACAACACTAATGGGTTTCCAGTTCTAATAGAAGGAGTTGCTGTAAAAAGTAATGTTAGCAACAATGGCACTCTTTATATTCTTGGCGTGGACTTGAAAACAGTTATCAATCCCACAAGTGACGAACCTTCTCTTGTAGCGTTTTATGTCACTCAATACAAACAGCGGCGTCGAAGGGACAACGTTTACGCTCTAAGAATCTATTCTGGGTTAATGCACGTAATCAAATCAGTTGCAAATATCCCATGTTCAGTTTTCAGTCGTCAGTTGGATGATGTTGCTTCTGGCTTAGATCCATGCCCCTGTACTTCAAATCAAGCAAATGTGAATTCGCTAAACTTTGTGGAAGCAAACTTCTTCAATTCCTTTTTCCACCCCGGGGCGAAGAACTGTTTTAGGTCGACCACATCCTCGTCAACAGGTTCAGGTCAGCAGTGTTGCTATGGTGATAATGGAGACATCCTAGTCGGCTCCCCTGGAGGAGGAACAGCCGATAGATTCGCACCTGGGGATCATTTCTGGCTCCATCAATGGTATGACGTCTTGCCATGGCTCGGATGCTGCAAACTGTCCGACAACTGTGAGGCGTATTACGACAAACGACCATCAGATGACTGCTCTGAGTACGTCCCTCCTCGACCTGCTGGAGGTACAGGAGACCCTCATATCACGAGTCTCGACGGGAAGAGGTTCACCTTCAACGGAGCTGGAGAGTTCCTGATGGCTTCATCGGTTCTTCATAACCTGACCTTCCAAGCCCGTATGGAAGTCTACCGAGATACCAACGCATCAGTGTATACTGCAGTCGTCATTCAGACCAACGATTCCGCGAAGGTGCAGGTGCAAAGGTCTAACATGAATCATACCATGATCCTTGTAGATGGTGAAACGATACTCCAGGATTCCAGCCCGATTCCAGTTCAATACCACAAGGGCCTTCGAATCAGCTTCAATCGAGACTTATCAGAGATCAAAATCGCTTTGAAATCTGGTGTTGCTCTCATCGTTTACGTCAAACCAGAAGTGATGTCTTTTATTGCTCAACTGGACACAAAGTTCAAAGGTCAAGTTAATGGTCTGTTGGGTAATATGAACGAAGACCCGAATGACGATTTACAATATCTGAATGGCTCTTCATTAAACACTAATGCATCGCTGTATGAGATTCATGAATTAGGGTTGGAGTGGTTAGTTGCCGAGGAAGACTCCATTTTTACCTACATTTCCCCTTACGACTACAAAACGTACCTATTCCCTGAATTCTCCCCAAATTTCGTCACTCCTGATCCAAATCTCATCAGTCAAGAAATCAAGGACCTCTGTGGGGAGTCATTTGAATGCATTTTCGACGCCATGACGACTGGTAGCCTGTCGTTTGCCAACGAAACCCTCCTGGTAACCGGTACCTTAGAGACTATACAGTTGATGTCCTCCATTAAAATTGTCAGTTGTGGATTTCCGGGGAAAGTAGAGAATGGGAAAATAAATGGGTCAGTTTACTTGGAGAATTCCACCCTAAGGGTCAGCTGTGACGGTGGGTTTAACCAACAGGGGTCTGCCTCACTCTGGTGTCAGGGTGATGGTCAATAG